A single region of the Lycium barbarum isolate Lr01 chromosome 2, ASM1917538v2, whole genome shotgun sequence genome encodes:
- the LOC132628822 gene encoding actin cytoskeleton-regulatory complex protein pan-1-like: MFGYLVDVRVIIRDEIKNRSTQKNTSLPFPCLITTLCRRKEVRDIPRVDRNLPADQMIDYTKLEPGTRKRKRVSTEPRASGTTLDAHILEPEDLATDNEETAPSTAPPVPRSDPPSSSTTVPTDTIPPSTTAARGVSTEGMRVLRAADAKVNWLVERLPNFLKEEIEAAMAPYTQAITEIKAEQDKIKEHVRYIDRRLEQIEGGSVGGLPTIRADLAKVKEDIRVLQVPDIELSAPILPSGASLFSTGPTAPAMPSGKGVVEPTGEEEDTEEDTEEEEEEESDEEFDEELEVGPAVEKARTSARAAGIAENEIDTFMAMQQSLEASRKPRGASRPPRAGESSSSTAPPADTPLPPPVGPEILTPGQEGDTAMLPLIIPPLEVLPADQTPSDATRPS, from the coding sequence ATGTTCGGGTACCTTGTCGATGTGAGGGTAATTATCCGAGACGAGATCAAGAATAGGTCCACTCAAAAGAACACATCGCTCCCATTTCCTTGTTTGATCACTACACTATGCCGCCGGAAAGAGGTTCGTGATATTCCTCGGGTGGACAGGAATTTACCGGCTGATCAAATGATAGATTACACAAAATTAGAACCGGGGACTAGGAAGCGAAAGCGAGTGAGCACAGAGCCCAGAGCTTCGGGAACAACACTTGATGCTCATATTCTTGAGCCCGAAGACTTGGCCACTGATAATGAGGAGACAGCTCCCTCCACTGCCCCTCCAGTACCGAGGTCTGACCCTCCAAGTTCTTCCACTACAGTTCCCACTGACACAATTCCGCCATCCACCACAGCAGCCCGTGGAGTGTCTACTGAGGGTATGCGAGTACTCCGGGCAGCAGATGCAAAagttaattggttggttgagaggcTTCCCAATTTTTTGAAAGAGGAAATTGAGGCAGCCATGGCACCCTACACTCAGGCGATCACAGAAATTAAGGCGGAGCAGGACAAAATTAAGGAGCATGTTCGCTACATTGATCGTCGGCTGGAGCAGATTGAGGGGGGCAGTGTAGGTGGCCTTCCGACCATTCGGGCGGACCTCGCTAAAGTCAAAGAGGACATTCGAGTATTACAGGTCCCCGACATTGAGCTGAGTGCACCCATTCTACCTTCCGGTGCTTCCTTGTTCTCCACTGGGCCCACAGCGCCTGCTATGCCTTCAGGAAAAGGGGTGGTGGAGCCCACTGGGGAGGAAGAAGACACTGAAGAAGACactgaagaagaagaggaggaagaaagtGATGAAGAGTTTGATGAGGAGCTGGAGGTTGGCCCAGCTGTTGAGAAGGCACGTACTTCCGCCCGGGCTGCTGGTATCGCTGAGAATGAGATTGATACGTTTATGGCGATGCAGCAGTCCCTTGAGGCAAGCAGGAAACCCAGGGGGGCATCTCGACCCCCGAGGGCGGGTGAGTCTAGTTCATCCACCGCTCCTCCAGCTGACACACCGTTGCCCCCGCCTGTGGGGCCTGAGATACTAACACCAGGGCAGGAGGGTGACACTGCCATGCTTCCATTGATCATACCTCCGTTGGAGGTCCTCCCTGCCGATCAGACACCATCGGACGCCACGCGTCCATCGTGA